A genomic segment from Gracilimonas sediminicola encodes:
- a CDS encoding cupredoxin domain-containing protein — MKTMYSIAILLLLVGTEPVQAFQQRSADTLTVEVRGTGADARFVPALLKVSRGDVIRFEVLEGMHTVTAYHPDNRRPLRMPESISSFDSGMLNEGDVWFLEITKEGIYDYFCLPHERLGHVGRIVAGDNAASGEYDDSVIPEAAAQTFQSL; from the coding sequence ATGAAAACGATGTACTCCATAGCCATTCTTTTGCTCTTGGTCGGTACGGAACCGGTACAGGCTTTTCAACAACGCTCTGCGGACACACTTACTGTGGAAGTTAGGGGAACGGGTGCCGATGCTCGATTTGTACCGGCACTTTTAAAAGTAAGTCGGGGTGATGTAATCAGGTTTGAAGTTCTGGAAGGGATGCATACCGTCACGGCTTATCATCCGGACAACCGCCGGCCGTTAAGGATGCCTGAGTCAATCTCTTCATTTGATTCGGGAATGCTGAATGAAGGGGATGTCTGGTTTCTGGAGATCACCAAAGAAGGCATCTATGATTACTTTTGCCTTCCGCACGAACGGCTGGGACATGTAGGGCGTATTGTAGCAGGAGATAATGCAGCTTCAGGTGAGTATGATGATTCTGTGATTCCAGAAGCAGCAGCCCAAACTTTCCAATCCTTATAG
- a CDS encoding SCO family protein codes for MRTLFILSAFLLSSMSAVAQHHHGDSATLKAEKVSEHSMYHLKAEWITHRNESVTLSQFKGEPVIVVMFYGNCTQVCPILIRDTWRLYNSIDESLRSSVNVLAVSFDRENDSPEVLKKYAEYEQLNIEGWHFVTAKEADIRSLAMMLGVQYVKKSDGEFAHSNLVSVLDTEGKVAVRVEGLNQPMVSAARKVEDMLKHHTMQ; via the coding sequence ATGAGAACATTATTCATTCTATCCGCTTTTCTATTGAGTTCAATGTCCGCAGTGGCTCAACATCATCACGGCGATTCAGCAACGCTGAAGGCAGAGAAGGTATCTGAACATTCAATGTATCACCTAAAAGCTGAGTGGATTACCCACCGAAATGAGTCGGTAACGTTAAGTCAATTTAAGGGGGAACCGGTGATTGTAGTGATGTTTTATGGGAATTGTACCCAGGTTTGCCCAATCCTGATCAGAGATACGTGGCGCTTGTACAATTCGATAGATGAATCTTTAAGAAGTTCTGTGAATGTGCTGGCCGTTTCATTCGACCGGGAAAATGATTCACCCGAAGTACTGAAAAAATATGCCGAATACGAGCAATTGAATATTGAAGGTTGGCATTTCGTAACGGCAAAAGAAGCTGATATCCGAAGCCTGGCTATGATGCTGGGCGTTCAGTATGTGAAGAAAAGCGATGGTGAATTTGCACACTCTAACCTGGTAAGTGTATTGGATACGGAAGGAAAAGTGGCGGTTCGTGTAGAAGGACTAAATCAACCCATGGTATCAGCTGCCCGAAAAGTTGAGGACATGCTGAAGCACCATACCATGCAATGA
- a CDS encoding formylglycine-generating enzyme family protein, with the protein MAQQEQVLIPAGSFHSILPEVKGEPISVDSFYIDKTAVTNEDFLQFLQENDSWQKDEIPSIFAAQNYLNHWQEASTPGLEEIGENRPVTHVSWFAANAYCSDKGGRLPALNEWEYSAQLMDFDSMQEMNRFSTELIGWYSSVDAKNTKAVGSTGIQNRHGVQDQFGLIMEWVEDYKPIIADELSLDCGTVGRLQQLGNTYSYAASIRYITRMSFNPKTTTGMVGFRCAYNLEDRESSKNSEL; encoded by the coding sequence ATGGCACAACAAGAGCAGGTATTGATTCCGGCGGGATCTTTTCATTCTATATTACCCGAAGTTAAAGGTGAGCCCATTTCAGTGGACTCTTTTTATATAGATAAAACAGCAGTTACCAACGAAGATTTTCTCCAATTTCTTCAGGAAAATGATAGCTGGCAAAAAGACGAAATACCGTCCATTTTTGCAGCTCAGAATTACCTGAATCATTGGCAGGAGGCAAGTACTCCCGGTCTTGAAGAAATTGGAGAAAATCGTCCGGTAACACACGTTTCATGGTTTGCGGCCAATGCCTATTGCTCCGATAAAGGAGGAAGATTACCTGCCCTGAATGAGTGGGAATATTCGGCCCAGCTAATGGATTTTGATTCCATGCAGGAAATGAACCGGTTCAGTACCGAACTAATTGGTTGGTATTCAAGCGTGGATGCCAAAAACACCAAAGCTGTTGGTTCAACCGGAATACAAAACCGGCATGGGGTTCAGGATCAATTTGGTTTGATTATGGAATGGGTGGAAGACTACAAGCCCATTATAGCCGATGAACTTTCGCTGGATTGTGGCACAGTTGGCAGGCTTCAGCAACTTGGAAATACATATAGTTATGCCGCTTCCATTCGGTATATCACACGGATGAGCTTCAATCCAAAAACAACAACGGGTATGGTAGGCTTCAGATGTGCTTACAATCTCGAAGATCGGGAATCCTCCAAAAATTCAGAACTATGA
- a CDS encoding multicopper oxidase domain-containing protein yields the protein MRLSKLTLSMLFGLLFTSLAVAQTAEYTMDGMTFGMPEAEVFTEDYDGPPVVGEYVTLLPNLKPLDYEGNKHHEVRIDILVQEIEVAEGVRYRAWTFGGTVPGPVLHVKEGDRITFTMKNRSDEEVTITEPSKGGSPFMQQVAENTYQKNKSAIMPMPHSMDFHAGTVAKDDKWRTIGPGESIKFDWIANYAGSYIYHCGTPSVLMHTAMGQHGVVVVSPKDGYPTDYEVDREYVVVQSEYYLEKGPGELYQYDFEGASNRQPSHVVFNGHQTIMHDQPLKANAGERVRFHFSNNGPSGTSSFHVIGGIFDRVWLEGHPFNEMRGMQTVLVGASGSATLDMIVPEEGKYILIDHEFADAELGATGTLKAGPRQEK from the coding sequence ATGAGACTCTCAAAACTAACTCTTTCCATGTTGTTCGGTTTATTATTTACAAGTTTGGCAGTAGCTCAAACAGCCGAATATACAATGGATGGTATGACATTCGGTATGCCGGAAGCAGAAGTATTCACTGAAGATTATGACGGACCTCCCGTTGTAGGAGAATATGTTACCCTGCTGCCTAACCTTAAACCTTTAGACTACGAAGGCAACAAGCATCATGAGGTAAGAATAGATATCCTGGTTCAGGAAATCGAAGTGGCCGAAGGTGTACGATACCGTGCATGGACATTTGGCGGAACGGTTCCGGGCCCCGTACTTCACGTTAAGGAAGGAGATCGGATTACATTCACCATGAAAAACCGATCAGATGAAGAAGTGACTATTACAGAGCCTTCAAAAGGCGGCTCTCCATTCATGCAACAGGTAGCTGAAAATACTTATCAAAAAAATAAGTCGGCCATCATGCCTATGCCACACTCTATGGACTTCCACGCAGGAACCGTAGCTAAAGATGACAAATGGAGAACCATAGGGCCGGGTGAATCCATTAAATTTGACTGGATTGCAAACTACGCAGGTTCTTACATCTATCACTGCGGAACTCCAAGTGTTCTTATGCACACCGCAATGGGGCAACATGGTGTAGTTGTAGTTTCGCCTAAAGACGGTTACCCAACCGATTATGAAGTTGATCGCGAATATGTAGTGGTTCAATCCGAGTACTACCTGGAAAAAGGTCCCGGCGAATTGTATCAGTACGACTTTGAAGGCGCTTCAAATCGTCAGCCTTCCCACGTTGTATTTAACGGACACCAAACCATTATGCACGACCAGCCACTGAAAGCCAATGCCGGTGAACGAGTACGTTTCCACTTCTCCAATAACGGACCAAGCGGAACCTCCAGCTTCCACGTAATTGGCGGCATCTTTGACCGAGTATGGCTTGAAGGTCACCCATTCAATGAAATGCGCGGAATGCAGACTGTACTTGTAGGAGCTTCCGGCTCAGCAACTTTGGACATGATTGTACCTGAAGAAGGCAAGTACATCCTGATTGACCACGAGTTTGCCGATGCAGAATTAGGCGCAACCGGTACACTAAAAGCAGGCCCAAGACAGGAAAAGTAA
- a CDS encoding DUF3565 domain-containing protein, with protein MKQPITGFHKDEKGDWVAELKCGHNQHVRHNPPWQLRPWVVSEEGRKSRLGTQLNCKKCEK; from the coding sequence ATGAAGCAACCCATTACAGGATTTCACAAAGATGAAAAAGGCGATTGGGTGGCGGAATTGAAATGCGGGCATAACCAGCATGTGCGGCACAACCCTCCCTGGCAACTCCGCCCGTGGGTGGTTTCCGAAGAAGGACGGAAATCAAGATTGGGGACCCAATTAAATTGTAAGAAGTGTGAAAAGTAA
- a CDS encoding FixH family protein — MAVLVFAAISCDSNNNADSDLELIPVNSVTVNGYTVSLHAQTELETGANHLYWEIEEDGKTADIQSFTITPMMDMGQMMHSTPFNQPVTSEEDEDYLENMAVFIMPSGEMGSWSITFEITKMDGETVSGELPVEIASSWKFTSTRSENDKVYYISWYSPRKPVSGNNELVFLIHTRTGMMNFPAVENAELSVYPYMDMGGGSGHSTDYTTPVAMGDGFYEGEINYSMSGVWTTSVELIAENDTLPEVMFEYSVQAK; from the coding sequence ATGGCGGTACTGGTATTTGCTGCCATTTCTTGTGACTCCAATAACAATGCTGACTCTGACTTAGAACTCATTCCCGTTAACTCTGTAACTGTAAACGGATATACGGTTTCCTTGCACGCCCAGACAGAACTTGAAACCGGTGCCAACCATTTGTACTGGGAAATTGAGGAAGATGGTAAGACCGCTGACATTCAATCATTTACCATCACACCCATGATGGATATGGGACAAATGATGCATTCCACCCCCTTCAATCAGCCTGTTACTTCAGAAGAAGACGAAGACTACCTTGAAAATATGGCGGTCTTTATTATGCCCAGCGGAGAAATGGGCAGCTGGTCCATCACTTTTGAGATTACGAAGATGGACGGTGAGACCGTCTCAGGAGAGCTGCCTGTTGAGATTGCCTCGTCCTGGAAATTTACATCCACACGTAGCGAAAATGACAAGGTTTACTATATAAGCTGGTATTCCCCGCGAAAACCGGTAAGTGGTAACAATGAGCTGGTATTTCTGATTCACACACGTACCGGAATGATGAATTTTCCAGCTGTGGAAAATGCTGAACTATCCGTTTATCCCTACATGGATATGGGCGGAGGCAGCGGTCACTCCACCGACTATACCACACCGGTTGCCATGGGTGATGGATTTTATGAGGGAGAAATCAACTACAGCATGAGCGGTGTCTGGACAACGTCCGTAGAACTTATTGCTGAAAACGACACGCTTCCTGAAGTGATGTTCGAATACAGTGTACAAGCAAAATAA
- a CDS encoding TonB-dependent receptor, which yields MRTIICFLALFIIGLEQAPAQEIAVRVLDKITDEPVIRAHVMDEDGTVLTVTDIDGYFSINPDKHAHIQLTAVGYSALHVHLSTDTEVIYLNPAIFKDSKELMVVANKDGDNNVHAYHNQKASTEMAEFLDNIDGVSTNKRGAFGWEPVVRGQSDQRMNLVIDGMQVFKACVDKMDPITSYVETNNLSKLEIDKSGTGVAQNGTGNSTVNLVTQKAESNLFSMEVNATYRMPDQFRNFSITGNTSDASGRNAVRFSGSYKKAEDFTAGNRQTINNTQYEKLNLNLSYRHTFPSRHSIEAGYITDKAYDIGYPALLMDATKALADIGQIQFNFASSDRKYQIKSIQLYANSIRHTMDDYSRDVANRPVMRGMHMPMYGETTTFGARFNGSLPKNTQWYLNSYTSEAYGDMEMNSLDPGVQDMFIYNLDEVKTNEVNFGLRHRFELSNSLLFKLEENVRFKSLRTDSDNYGSFFEGLYDRDLTPRNKFLLSASGSLLWLMNNQWSISGNLVYSERMGNHMELFGHYIYNYVDGYFYDGNPWLKTERSINADVNTTWENERHSLSVTLFHKQYFNYIDGILADNVSTPAFQFKQYANVGDATISGFEIRSINKISHQISFDNRISYLYAQNQTLDEPLPLIPPLKGNNSVHFHHKQNMIMAEVEWAAAQNRIAETASNEDKTEAYAILNFTYERTWMNGSLSSILSINNLLDDYYHTHTSIGNVPEAGRNVMLSIRYQF from the coding sequence ATGAGAACAATTATTTGCTTTCTCGCCCTCTTTATTATCGGTCTTGAACAGGCTCCCGCACAAGAAATTGCAGTCCGGGTGCTTGATAAAATCACAGATGAGCCGGTTATTCGCGCTCACGTTATGGATGAAGATGGAACCGTACTCACCGTAACCGATATAGACGGCTATTTCAGTATCAATCCCGATAAGCATGCACATATTCAATTAACCGCAGTTGGTTATTCAGCCCTGCACGTTCACCTGAGTACTGATACAGAGGTTATTTATCTAAATCCCGCCATATTTAAAGATTCCAAAGAACTAATGGTGGTGGCAAATAAGGATGGCGACAATAATGTGCATGCCTATCACAACCAAAAAGCCTCAACGGAAATGGCCGAGTTTCTTGATAATATTGACGGCGTGTCCACCAATAAACGAGGAGCTTTTGGCTGGGAACCGGTAGTACGGGGACAAAGCGATCAACGCATGAACCTGGTTATTGACGGCATGCAGGTGTTCAAAGCCTGTGTGGATAAAATGGATCCAATCACCTCTTATGTAGAAACCAATAACCTGTCTAAGCTGGAAATTGATAAAAGCGGAACCGGGGTTGCTCAAAATGGAACCGGAAACAGCACGGTAAACCTGGTTACTCAGAAAGCGGAGTCGAACTTATTTTCGATGGAAGTAAACGCGACCTACCGAATGCCGGATCAGTTCAGGAACTTCAGCATTACCGGTAATACCTCGGATGCCTCAGGCAGGAATGCCGTTCGATTCTCCGGCAGTTACAAAAAAGCTGAGGATTTTACTGCCGGAAACAGACAAACCATCAACAACACGCAGTATGAGAAGCTGAACCTCAACCTGAGCTATCGGCATACCTTCCCATCCAGGCACTCCATTGAAGCCGGCTATATAACGGACAAAGCCTACGACATCGGGTACCCTGCCCTGCTGATGGATGCGACCAAAGCCCTCGCCGATATCGGGCAGATTCAGTTTAACTTTGCTTCTTCCGATCGAAAATATCAGATCAAATCCATTCAGCTGTATGCAAACTCAATTCGGCATACCATGGATGATTACAGCCGGGATGTTGCCAATCGGCCTGTTATGCGGGGAATGCACATGCCCATGTATGGTGAAACCACCACTTTTGGGGCCCGCTTCAACGGTTCGCTTCCTAAAAATACCCAATGGTACCTGAACAGTTACACTTCTGAGGCCTACGGTGATATGGAAATGAACAGCCTGGATCCGGGCGTACAAGACATGTTCATTTATAATCTGGACGAGGTTAAAACCAATGAGGTAAATTTTGGGCTCCGTCACCGTTTTGAACTCTCTAATTCATTGCTCTTTAAACTCGAAGAAAATGTTCGCTTTAAAAGCCTGAGAACCGATAGTGATAATTACGGTTCCTTTTTTGAAGGACTGTATGACCGTGATTTAACCCCACGAAACAAGTTCTTACTATCTGCCTCCGGAAGTTTGTTGTGGCTGATGAATAACCAATGGAGCATATCGGGCAACTTGGTGTACTCAGAGCGAATGGGGAATCATATGGAGCTGTTCGGGCATTATATCTACAATTATGTGGATGGATATTTTTATGATGGAAATCCCTGGTTGAAAACCGAACGGTCCATCAACGCCGATGTGAATACTACCTGGGAAAATGAGCGCCACTCCCTTTCAGTAACTTTGTTTCATAAGCAGTATTTCAATTACATAGACGGCATTCTGGCTGACAACGTAAGTACCCCTGCCTTCCAGTTTAAGCAGTATGCAAATGTGGGAGATGCCACCATTTCTGGCTTTGAGATCCGAAGCATTAATAAGATCAGCCATCAAATAAGCTTTGATAACCGGATTTCTTATCTCTATGCTCAAAACCAAACACTGGATGAGCCCCTGCCTCTCATTCCACCTTTAAAAGGGAATAATTCTGTTCACTTTCATCACAAGCAGAACATGATAATGGCAGAAGTGGAATGGGCCGCCGCACAAAACCGGATAGCTGAAACTGCTTCCAACGAGGATAAAACGGAAGCGTACGCGATTCTGAATTTTACATATGAGCGTACCTGGATGAATGGAAGCTTGTCTTCAATACTCAGTATCAACAACCTGCTGGATGATTACTACCACACCCATACCAGTATAGGAAATGTACCGGAAGCCGGGCGTAATGTAATGCTTTCAATCAGATACCAGTTCTGA
- a CDS encoding ABC transporter permease subunit, whose protein sequence is MKALTILNYQWKDLIRGKWIFVYALIYFLITDALIRFGGAGPKALLSISNVMLLLIPLVSMIYGALYLYQSREFTELLLAQPLNRKTLFWGLYGGLAVPLSAAFILGTFIPMLYNGMVFSEQIMPILLLLGLGLILTLLFTGIGFWLGLTFFEDRIKGLGFALVGWLFLAVLYDGLVLLTIFVLGDYPIEKPMLALTMLNPIDLARIIVLLEFDISALMGYTGAVFNRFFGSFYGMITAAASMLIWVALPLWGSTRRFRKMDF, encoded by the coding sequence ATGAAAGCACTAACCATTCTAAACTATCAATGGAAAGATCTTATAAGGGGAAAATGGATTTTCGTTTATGCACTGATCTATTTTTTGATCACGGATGCACTGATCAGGTTTGGGGGAGCAGGTCCTAAAGCGTTGCTCAGTATTTCAAACGTAATGCTCTTGTTAATTCCCCTGGTAAGCATGATTTATGGCGCGCTGTACCTTTATCAGTCCCGGGAATTTACCGAACTGCTGCTGGCACAACCCTTAAATCGCAAAACCTTGTTCTGGGGGCTTTACGGTGGGCTCGCAGTACCGCTATCTGCGGCTTTCATTTTGGGTACATTTATCCCCATGCTATACAACGGAATGGTTTTCAGCGAACAGATTATGCCTATTTTGCTCCTGCTCGGGTTAGGGTTAATCCTAACATTACTATTTACCGGAATAGGTTTCTGGCTGGGACTTACTTTTTTTGAAGACCGGATTAAAGGACTCGGGTTTGCATTGGTTGGCTGGCTATTCCTGGCCGTGTTATATGATGGCCTGGTACTGCTGACTATTTTTGTACTGGGAGATTACCCCATCGAAAAACCCATGCTGGCATTAACAATGCTAAACCCCATCGATCTTGCTCGTATTATCGTTTTGCTGGAGTTTGATATATCTGCGCTGATGGGATACACCGGTGCTGTATTTAACCGGTTCTTCGGCAGTTTTTATGGAATGATAACTGCAGCTGCAAGTATGCTTATTTGGGTTGCCCTGCCTTTATGGGGAAGTACCAGAAGGTTCCGAAAAATGGACTTTTGA
- a CDS encoding ABC transporter ATP-binding protein, protein MIELRGLKKKFGRLTVLDDLDLEIPSGQATGIVGPNGSGKTTTIKSILGLIKPTEGDIRINGELVNNRWEYREQIGYMPQVARYPENMTVEELFRFIKNIRGYQPVADQELIEHFRLGPELKKRMRTLSGGNRQKVGAVLSMMYDPEILIFDEPTAGLDPRSSVQFKKKVRELKEVGKTILLTTHIMSEIEELADYLIFIVEGKIKYHGPMADLLKKHKAQRLEGAVAKMMEEAAA, encoded by the coding sequence ATGATTGAACTACGAGGATTAAAAAAGAAATTTGGCCGGTTAACGGTGCTGGATGATCTCGACCTGGAGATTCCCTCAGGGCAGGCTACCGGTATTGTGGGCCCAAACGGATCCGGTAAAACAACCACTATTAAAAGCATCCTTGGTTTAATTAAACCAACCGAAGGGGATATAAGAATAAATGGTGAGTTGGTAAATAACCGATGGGAGTATCGCGAACAAATTGGGTATATGCCGCAGGTAGCCCGGTATCCCGAGAACATGACGGTGGAAGAGTTATTCAGGTTCATAAAGAATATTCGTGGTTATCAGCCCGTGGCAGATCAGGAGCTTATTGAGCATTTCAGGTTAGGGCCGGAACTCAAAAAAAGAATGAGAACGTTGTCGGGCGGAAATAGGCAAAAAGTGGGAGCCGTGCTCTCCATGATGTATGACCCTGAAATCCTCATATTCGATGAGCCTACGGCAGGGCTCGACCCCCGTTCAAGCGTACAGTTCAAAAAAAAGGTAAGAGAGCTTAAAGAAGTCGGAAAAACCATTTTGCTGACCACTCACATTATGAGTGAAATAGAAGAACTGGCAGACTACCTGATTTTTATAGTTGAAGGAAAAATAAAATACCACGGTCCCATGGCCGACCTATTGAAAAAACACAAAGCACAACGCCTGGAAGGTGCTGTTGCAAAAATGATGGAGGAAGCAGCAGCATGA
- a CDS encoding nitrous oxide reductase family maturation protein NosD has product MKGITFIAIAALLGLSSPKATAQPVTVSAGGEIPTIAEGLKLTQSYDTLHIKQGTYLEHNLVVDKPITIIGHNRPVIDGEKKGFILVITADDVTVKGLEIRNTSTSFMEDYAGILIEKTKNTLIEDIRLIDNFFGIYLAETDKAVIRNNYFSASGERETSSGNGIHLWYSKDTKIENNYVRGHRDGLYFEFVDGAYIRNNVSEDNIRYGIHFMYSDNCSYLDNTFRNNGGGVAVMYTSNVEIIGNRFEDNWGSSAYGMLLKEINRSRILDNHFENNSVGLYIEATSRNEVKGNTFKQNGWAIKLMANSTDNVFSENNFLANSFEVSTNSRRNFNEFTGNYWSQYEGYDLDRDGVGDVPHHPVRLFTILVEKQPQSLLLLRSLLIDILDAAEKVMPALTPETLIDIKPQMDQLK; this is encoded by the coding sequence TTGAAAGGTATAACATTCATAGCTATAGCAGCTTTACTGGGGCTTTCATCTCCAAAGGCAACGGCACAACCTGTCACGGTTTCTGCCGGCGGGGAAATACCAACGATAGCGGAAGGCTTGAAGCTAACCCAGTCTTATGACACGCTACATATCAAACAAGGCACGTACCTTGAACACAACCTGGTGGTAGATAAACCGATTACGATAATAGGGCATAACCGGCCTGTAATTGACGGAGAGAAGAAGGGATTTATACTGGTGATTACCGCCGACGATGTTACGGTAAAAGGGTTGGAAATTCGAAATACCAGCACCAGCTTTATGGAAGATTATGCGGGAATATTAATCGAAAAAACTAAAAATACTCTTATTGAGGATATTCGACTGATCGACAATTTCTTCGGGATTTACCTGGCTGAAACGGACAAGGCCGTGATCAGGAATAACTATTTTTCTGCCTCAGGGGAAAGAGAGACATCCTCGGGAAATGGTATTCATCTCTGGTATAGTAAAGACACCAAAATTGAAAATAATTATGTCCGTGGCCATCGCGATGGCCTCTATTTTGAGTTTGTGGATGGTGCTTACATCAGAAATAACGTAAGTGAAGATAATATCCGGTACGGAATTCATTTTATGTACTCGGATAATTGCAGTTACCTTGACAATACATTCAGAAATAACGGGGGTGGAGTGGCTGTGATGTACACCTCCAATGTTGAGATTATAGGTAACAGGTTTGAAGATAACTGGGGTTCTTCAGCTTATGGGATGCTTCTAAAGGAAATTAACAGAAGCCGGATTTTGGATAATCATTTTGAAAATAATTCGGTTGGATTATATATAGAGGCAACAAGCCGGAATGAGGTAAAAGGAAACACGTTCAAACAAAATGGATGGGCCATAAAACTAATGGCTAACTCGACGGATAATGTATTCAGCGAGAATAATTTTTTGGCAAACTCCTTTGAGGTATCCACCAACAGCCGCAGAAACTTCAATGAATTTACAGGTAACTACTGGAGCCAATACGAAGGCTATGATCTGGATCGGGATGGAGTAGGAGATGTACCGCACCACCCGGTCAGGTTGTTTACTATTCTTGTTGAGAAACAACCCCAATCCCTGTTACTGTTAAGAAGTTTATTAATCGATATTCTGGATGCAGCTGAAAAAGTAATGCCAGCCTTAACACCGGAAACCCTTATCGATATAAAACCACAAATGGATCAGCTAAAATGA
- a CDS encoding nitrous oxide reductase accessory protein NosL, which produces MEFFKKTARIMFTIGLLFFAAGCSQEPVEIHYASDECSHCKMMITDNQFASQLVTEKGKALKFDAIECMAAYHQNNEKKEELNSAKLWVSNYEQPGMWLDATEASFVRSEVIKSPMGASLLALPSYEAAENHIQDKPGRVIAWEEVTQIRMNKGMGMHK; this is translated from the coding sequence ATGGAGTTTTTTAAAAAGACGGCAAGAATAATGTTCACAATCGGATTGCTTTTTTTTGCAGCCGGTTGTAGCCAGGAACCCGTAGAAATTCACTATGCAAGTGATGAGTGCTCCCACTGCAAAATGATGATAACGGATAATCAATTTGCTTCACAATTAGTCACAGAAAAGGGAAAAGCACTTAAATTTGATGCTATTGAGTGTATGGCTGCATATCATCAAAACAATGAAAAAAAAGAAGAGTTAAACAGTGCTAAGCTGTGGGTAAGCAATTACGAACAGCCCGGTATGTGGCTGGATGCTACCGAAGCGTCATTTGTAAGAAGTGAAGTCATAAAGAGTCCGATGGGGGCATCATTATTGGCTTTGCCCTCTTATGAGGCTGCCGAAAATCATATTCAAGATAAACCCGGTCGTGTAATAGCCTGGGAAGAGGTTACCCAAATTCGAATGAATAAGGGAATGGGGATGCACAAATAG